In Sphingobacteriaceae bacterium, the following proteins share a genomic window:
- a CDS encoding glycosyl transferase family 2 gives MINGKKIIAVLPAYNAALTLKKTYDEIPFDIVDDVVLVDDHSKDNTSEVAKGIGIKHVIRHEKNKGYGGNQKTCYDTAMNLGADIVIMLHPDYQYTPKLIQSLSYLIANDLYPVAFGSRILGKGALKGGMPLYKYIFNRMLTFTQNVLINQKLSEYHTGYRAFSKEVIQKINYHANSDDFVFDNQMISQIFYAGFDIAEVTCPTKYFPEASSINFRRSAKYGMGVLGVSFTHFFNRIGLLKSEIYKTKN, from the coding sequence ATGATAAACGGAAAAAAAATAATTGCGGTTCTTCCCGCTTACAATGCGGCACTCACATTAAAGAAGACTTACGACGAAATTCCATTTGATATTGTAGACGATGTTGTGCTGGTAGATGATCACAGTAAAGATAACACTTCGGAAGTTGCAAAAGGAATTGGAATAAAGCACGTGATCCGTCACGAAAAAAATAAAGGATACGGCGGAAACCAAAAAACATGTTATGATACTGCTATGAATCTGGGAGCTGATATTGTAATTATGCTTCATCCCGATTATCAATACACTCCTAAACTAATTCAAAGCTTGAGCTATTTGATCGCAAATGACCTTTACCCTGTAGCCTTTGGTTCAAGAATTTTAGGAAAAGGCGCGTTAAAAGGTGGTATGCCATTGTATAAATACATTTTTAACCGTATGCTTACCTTCACTCAAAATGTTTTAATAAATCAAAAATTATCTGAATACCATACGGGTTACCGTGCCTTTTCTAAAGAAGTAATTCAAAAAATTAATTATCACGCAAACTCAGATGATTTTGTGTTTGATAACCAGATGATCTCACAAATATTTTACGCCGGCTTTGATATAGCTGAAGTTACTTGTCCTACAAAATATTTTCCAGAGGCCAGTTCTATAAATTTTAGAAGAAGTGCAAAATACGGAATGGGAGTTTTAGGAGTTTCGTTCACACACTTCTTCAACCGTATAGGATTGTTAAAATCAGAAATTTATAAAACCAAAAACTAA